Proteins from a genomic interval of Siniperca chuatsi isolate FFG_IHB_CAS linkage group LG10, ASM2008510v1, whole genome shotgun sequence:
- the jph2 gene encoding junctophilin-2, whose translation MSGGRFEFDDGGAYCGGWEGGKAHGHGICTGPKGQGEFSGSWNYGFEVVGVYTWPSGNTYEGYWSQGKRHGLGLETKGHWIYKGEWTHGFKGRYGIRISVGSGAKYEGTWNNGLQDGYGTETYADGGTFQGQFTGGMRHGYGVRQSVPYGMAAVVRSPLRTSLTSLRSEHSNGTVLQQDIPIITTTNASGEETPVATPTQLGPSRGGFALTLQVDPEAVKPKKKGLFRRGSLLGKLKKSDSSTSLSSQKSKISFLRTESALSSNASDTNSTISIGDESLAGAEDFPPVEADIDATTTEVYMGEWKNDKRSGYGISERSSGLKYEGEWLNNQRHGYGCTTFAEGGKEEGKYMNNMLVKAMKKRVIQLKGTKIKQKVERAVEGAQRAAAIAKQKSEIAASRTTHAKAKSEAAEQAAQASNSESSIARLVAKELSPSFYQPGPEYLKKRVTQEIVEGTDNTETVMHEPLLAEEEPLPTPPESPLMNELDGLMPGSSPGRTPSPSPGIISKEDPKLLSPGSWNEDKTSKGGGSKGSNKPNSRPSSRPTTPSTSLSAPASAAPEGGGAPSSRGPSRTSSRQSNKNEQGSDLEIKPLQKFDSEAKAPDVTPAAAAPVRNSLISPDEEEAPCPSSKVFSKAVTPEPKSPEVKTERAPSVHERAPPVSENKVESREVSRPSSKAETKPLPKRQPSPAPSPKPAPNLEPKTVPKQVEAKVIVAKPAPKVDPKAEARLKALVSSPSNGGTTESLELEGPNTIMICMVILLNIGLAILFVHILS comes from the exons ATGAGTGGAGGTCGCTTTGAGTTTGACGACGGCGGAGCTTATTGCGGAGGCTGGGAGGGAGGCAAAGCCCACGGCCATGGCATCTGCACCGGGCCCAAAGGCCAGGGCGAGTTCTCCGGCTCCTGGAACTACGGCTTCGAGGTGGTGGGAGTCTACACCTGGCCAAGCGGAAACACCTACGAGGGGTACTGGTCGCAGGGGAAGCGTCACGGTCTGGGATTAGAGACCAAAGGACACTGGATTTACAAAGGGGAATGGACTCATGGCTTCAAAGGGAGATATGGGATCCGGATCAGTGTTGGCAGTGGAGCAAAGTATGAAGGAACATGGAATAATGGGCTTCAGGATGGATATGGAACAGAAACATATGCTGATGGAG GTACTTTCCAGGGTCAGTTCACTGGCGGGATGCGGCATGGCTATGGGGTCCGTCAGAGTGTCCCCTATGGCATGGCAGCAGTTGTCCGCTCCCCTCTTCGCACCTCCCTGACCTCCCTTCGCAGTGAGCACAGCAACGGCACCGTATTGCAGCAAGACATccccatcatcaccaccaccaacGCCTCAGGTGAGGAGACACCCGTCGCCACCCCTACACAGCTGGGACCGTCCCGTGGAGGCTTCGCCCTCACTCTCCAGGTGGACCCAGAGGCTGTGAAACCCAAGAAGAAGGGCCTATTCCGCAGGGGCTCCCTGCTGGGTAAGCTGAAGAAGTCCGACTCAAGTACCTCGCTGTCCAGCCAAAAGAGCAAGATCAGCTTCCTGAGGACGGAATCAGCTCTCAGCTCCAACGCCAGCGACACCAACTCCACCATCAGCATCGGGGACGAGAGCCTGGCCGGCGCCGAGGACTTCCCCCCAGTGGAGGCTGACATTGACGCCACCACCACAGAGGTCTACATGGGCGAGTGGAAGAACGACAAACGCTCAGGATATGGAATAAGCGAAAGGTCCAGTGGGCTGAAGTACGAGGGCGAGTGGCTGAACAACCAGAGACACGGCTACGGCTGCACCACCTTCGccgagggagggaaggaggagggcaAGTACATGAACAACATGCTGGTGAAGGCCATGAAGAAGAGGGTGATCCAACTGAAGGGAACCAAGATCAAGCAGAAGGTGGAGCGGGCGGTGGAGGGCGCTCAGAGGGCTGCAGCCATCGCCAAGCAGAAGTCAGAGATCGCCGCTTCCAG GACGACCCATGCAAAGGCCAAGTCAGAGGCAGCTGAACAGGCCGCTCAGGCCTCCAACAGTGAGTCCAGCATTGCCAGACTGGTGGCCAAAGAGCTCTCCCCTTCCTTCTACCAGCCAG GTCCAGAGTATCTGAAGAAGAGAGTGACACAGGAGATTGTGGAGGGCACCGATAACACAGAAACTGTCATGCATGAGCCGCTGCTAGCTGAGGAGGAGCCCCTGCCCACGCCACCCGAAAGCCCACTCATGAATGAACTGGACGGCCTCATGCCTGGCTCATCCCCAGGCCGCACCCCCTCTCCCAGCCCAGGCATCATCAGCAAGGAAGACCCCAAACTCCTCAGTCCAGGAAGCTGGAATGAAGACAAAACCAGTAAAGGTGGTGGCAGTAAGGGTAGCAATAAACCCAACAGCAGGCCCAGTAGTCGCCCCACTACCCCTTCAACCTCCCTTTCTGCTCCCGCCTCGGCTGCACCTGAGGGCGGAGGGGCCCCCAGCAGTCGTGGCCCCTCTCGCACTTCCAGCCGTCAGAGCAACAAGAACGAGCAGGGCTCTGACCTGGAGATCAAGCCCCTGCAGAAGTTTGACTCCGAGGCAAAAGCTCCAGACGTCACTCCTGCCGCTGCTGCCCCTGTAAGGAATAGCCTCATCTCTCCAGATGAAGAAGAAGCCCCGTGCCCCAGCTCCAAAGTGTTCTCCAAAGCTGTCACCCCCGAGCCTAAAAGCCCCGAGGTCAAAACTGAAAGAGCTCCATCAGTCCACGAGCGAGCACCGCCCGTCTCTGAGAACAAAGTGGAGTCCAGGGAGGTGAGCAGACCTTCCAGCAAAGCAGAGACAAAGCCACTACCAAAACGGCAACCCAGCCCAGCTCCGTCCCCAAAACCTGCGCCCAATCTTGAGCCAAAAACAGTACCAAAGCAAGTGGAAGCCAAAGTCATTGTTGCCAAACCAGCCCCAAAGGTGGATCCCAAAGCAGAAGCCAGACTGAAGGCTTTGGTGTCGAGCCCAAGTAATGGGGGGACTACAGAGTCTTTGGAGCTGGAG